The Glycine soja cultivar W05 chromosome 6, ASM419377v2, whole genome shotgun sequence genome has a window encoding:
- the LOC114416266 gene encoding glyceraldehyde-3-phosphate dehydrogenase, cytosolic isoform X2: MGKVKIGINGFGRIGRLVARVALQRDDVELVAVNDPFITTDYMTYMFKYDSVHGHWKHHDVTVKDEKTLLFGDKPVTIFGHRNPEEIPWGSTGADIIVESTGVFTDKDKAAAHLKGGAKKVIISAPSKDAPMFVVGVNEHEYKPELDIISNASCTTNCLAPLAKVINDRFGIVEGLMTTVHSITATQKTVDGPSAKDWRGGRAASFNIIPSSTGAAKAVGKVLPALNGKLTGMAFRVPTVDVSVVDLTVRLEKEASYDEIKNAIKEESEGKLKGILGYTEDDVVSTDFIGDSRSSIFDAKAGIALNKNFVKLVSWYDNEWGYSSRVIDLLVFVAKKSL, encoded by the exons ATGG GCAAGGTCAAGATCGGAATCAACG GATTTGGAAGAATTGGCCGTTTGGTAGCCAGAGTGGCTCTGCAGAGAGACGATGTTGAACTCGTTGCCGTTAACGACCCTTTCATCACCACCGATTACATG ACATACATGTTTAAATACGACAGTGTTCATGGACACTGGAAGCATCACGATGTCACCGTTAAGGACGAGAAGACCCTTCTCTTCGGTGACAAGCCAGTCACTATTTTTGGACAcag AAACCCTGAAGAGATCCCATGGGGGTCAACTGGAGCTGACATCATTGTTGAGTCCACCGGAGTTTTCACCGATAAGGACAAGGCCGCCGCACATTTGAAG GGTGGTGCAAAGAAGGTTATTATTTCTGCCCCCAGTAAGGATGCCCCCATGTTTGTTGTTGGTGTCAACGAGCACGAGTACAAGCCAGAGCTTGATATTATTTCCAATGCTAGCTGCACAACCAACTGCCTTGCCCCACTTGCCAAG GTTATCAATGACAGGTTTGGCATTGTTGAGGGTTTGATGACCACTGTTCATTCCATCACCG CTACCCAGAAGACTGTTGATGGACCATCAGCCAAGGACTGGAGAGGTGGAAGAGCTGCTTCATTTAACATCATTCCTAGCAGCACTGGAGCTGCCAAG GCTGTTGGGAAAGTCCTCCCTGCTTTGAATGGAAAATTGACTGGTATGGCATTCCGTGTTCCCACCGTGGATGTCTCTGTTGTTGACCTCACAGTGAGGCTGGAGAAAGAAGCTTCCTACGATGAAATTAAAAATGCTATCAA GGAGGAATCAGAGGGCAAGTTGAAGGGAATTCTTGGTTACACTGAAGATGATGTGGTCTCCACTGACTTTATCGGCGATAGCAG ATCAAGTATTTTTGATGCAAAGGCTGGAATTGCATTGAATAAGAACTTTGTGAAGCTTGTTTCTTGGTACGACAACGAGTGGGGATACAG CTCACGTGTCATTGATCTTCTTGTATTCGTTGCCAAGAAGTCTCTTTAA
- the LOC114416266 gene encoding glyceraldehyde-3-phosphate dehydrogenase, cytosolic isoform X1, which translates to MGKVKIGINGFGRIGRLVARVALQRDDVELVAVNDPFITTDYMTYMFKYDSVHGHWKHHDVTVKDEKTLLFGDKPVTIFGHRFLFFTLIFLTVYDCCVLHVNVECCFLCELRNPEEIPWGSTGADIIVESTGVFTDKDKAAAHLKGGAKKVIISAPSKDAPMFVVGVNEHEYKPELDIISNASCTTNCLAPLAKVINDRFGIVEGLMTTVHSITATQKTVDGPSAKDWRGGRAASFNIIPSSTGAAKAVGKVLPALNGKLTGMAFRVPTVDVSVVDLTVRLEKEASYDEIKNAIKEESEGKLKGILGYTEDDVVSTDFIGDSRSSIFDAKAGIALNKNFVKLVSWYDNEWGYSSRVIDLLVFVAKKSL; encoded by the exons ATGG GCAAGGTCAAGATCGGAATCAACG GATTTGGAAGAATTGGCCGTTTGGTAGCCAGAGTGGCTCTGCAGAGAGACGATGTTGAACTCGTTGCCGTTAACGACCCTTTCATCACCACCGATTACATG ACATACATGTTTAAATACGACAGTGTTCATGGACACTGGAAGCATCACGATGTCACCGTTAAGGACGAGAAGACCCTTCTCTTCGGTGACAAGCCAGTCACTATTTTTGGACAcaggtttttatttttcactttaatttttcttactgTTTATGATTGTTGTGTCCTGCATGTAAACGTTGAGTGTTGTTTTCTCTGTGAACTCAGAAACCCTGAAGAGATCCCATGGGGGTCAACTGGAGCTGACATCATTGTTGAGTCCACCGGAGTTTTCACCGATAAGGACAAGGCCGCCGCACATTTGAAG GGTGGTGCAAAGAAGGTTATTATTTCTGCCCCCAGTAAGGATGCCCCCATGTTTGTTGTTGGTGTCAACGAGCACGAGTACAAGCCAGAGCTTGATATTATTTCCAATGCTAGCTGCACAACCAACTGCCTTGCCCCACTTGCCAAG GTTATCAATGACAGGTTTGGCATTGTTGAGGGTTTGATGACCACTGTTCATTCCATCACCG CTACCCAGAAGACTGTTGATGGACCATCAGCCAAGGACTGGAGAGGTGGAAGAGCTGCTTCATTTAACATCATTCCTAGCAGCACTGGAGCTGCCAAG GCTGTTGGGAAAGTCCTCCCTGCTTTGAATGGAAAATTGACTGGTATGGCATTCCGTGTTCCCACCGTGGATGTCTCTGTTGTTGACCTCACAGTGAGGCTGGAGAAAGAAGCTTCCTACGATGAAATTAAAAATGCTATCAA GGAGGAATCAGAGGGCAAGTTGAAGGGAATTCTTGGTTACACTGAAGATGATGTGGTCTCCACTGACTTTATCGGCGATAGCAG ATCAAGTATTTTTGATGCAAAGGCTGGAATTGCATTGAATAAGAACTTTGTGAAGCTTGTTTCTTGGTACGACAACGAGTGGGGATACAG CTCACGTGTCATTGATCTTCTTGTATTCGTTGCCAAGAAGTCTCTTTAA
- the LOC114416267 gene encoding glyceraldehyde-3-phosphate dehydrogenase, cytosolic-like, with protein MGKVKIGINGFGRIGRLVARVALQRDDVELVAVNDPFITTDYMTYMFKYDSVHGHWKHHDVTVKDEKTLLFGDKAVTVFGHRNPEEIPWGSTGADIIVESTGVFTDKDKAAAHLKGGAKKVIISAPSKDAPMFVVGVNEHEYKPELDIISNASCTTNCLAPLAKVINDRFGIVEGLMTTVHSITATQKTVDGPSAKDWRGGRAASFNIIPSSTGAAKAVGKVLPALNGKLTGMAFRVPTVDVSVVDLTVRLEKEASYDEIKNAIKEESEGKLKGILGYTEDDVVSTDFVGDNRSSIFDAKAGIALNKNFVKLVSWYDNEWGYSSRVIDLLVIVAKKSF; from the exons ATGG GCAAGGTCAAGATCGGAATCAACG GATTTGGAAGAATTGGCCGTTTGGTTGCCAGAGTCGCTCTGCAAAGAGACGATGTTGAACTCGTTGCCGTTAACGACCCTTTCATTACCACCGATTACATG ACATACATGTTTAAATACGACAGTGTTCACGGACACTGGAAGCATCACGATGTCACCGTTAAGGACGAGAAGACCCTTCTCTTCGGTGACAAGGCAGTCACTGTTTTTGGACAcag GAACCCTGAAGAGATCCCATGGGGGTCAACTGGAGCTGACATCATTGTTGAGTCCACCGGAGTTTTCACCGATAAGGACAAGGCTGCCGCACATTTGAAG GGTGGTGCCAAGAAGGTTATTATTTCTGCCCCCAGTAAGGATGCCCCCATGTTTGTTGTTGGTGTTAATGAGCACGAGTACAAGCCAGAGCTTGATATTATTTCCAACGCTAGCTGCACAACCAACTGCCTTGCTCCACTCGCCAAG GTTATCAATGACAGGTTTGGCATTGTTGAGGGTTTGATGACCACtgttcattccatcactg CTACCCAGAAGACTGTTGATGGGCCATCAGCCAAGGACTGGAGAGGTGGAAGAGCTGCTTCATTTAACATCATTCCTAGCAGCACTGGAGCTGCCAAG GCTGTTGGGAAAGTCCTTCCTGCTTTGAATGGAAAATTGACTGGTATGGCATTCCGTGTTCCCACCGTGGATGTCTCTGTTGTTGACCTCACGGTGAGGCTGGAGAAGGAAGCCTCATatgatgaaattaaaaatgCTATCAA GGAGGAATCAGAGGGCAAGTTGAAGGGAATTCTTGGTTACACTGAAGATGATGTGGTCTCCACCGACTTTGTTGGTGATAACAG ATCAAGTATTTTTGATGCAAAGGCTGGAATTGCATTGAATAAGAATTTTGTGAAGCTTGTCTCTTGGTATGACAACGAGTGGGGATACAG TTCACGTGTCATTGACCTGCTTGTAATCGTTGCCAAGAAGTCTTTTTAA
- the LOC114416262 gene encoding uncharacterized protein LOC114416262 has protein sequence MATAAFKSTTKRIPVGASSADDSASSSSLLHRRSRSLSRPARPSFPSRNDDDSGGDRRTPRGRFVNTVRGSGFPEISLDDLAIEFFESANRGRFGSRTSESEASPADAGAAASQRRGRSVSRKISGVGDDRRSSIGGGGGVRPFSDANSRRRRSVSVVRYQISDSESDLDRSQNSKSRSNLKKTDVGNKLMHKPVASDQRPVLRKSLSQKDLRAYDGYSSHSSVLTDDEGTSAHSNKMGIGKLRSVYAHKKVALTDTDKGSHKAKQKELRHMETEQAVVKPRTSTLSAVDCLLSNNSDAIQAVSSMRRSYETELEKSEKRKQELLAEMVFEEQRGRELSKIVNELVPSKEDNPIQNPSRARKRSNDRSRMSMRLTEEAEKYIEDFISNVEDTDISSVDGERSDASSSIGGLIKPETFNSPPVPRSLPVLTDGVTLPWLQWETNNDASPMTSQNKARMTITPKTENIKVQDQGNNSISSRGSWSPDYLQEYVGKDVYSKLGEGYGYPDQSFSAKSKGLRYDMDDYLKVKSNEDLLIESWKQRRRINSGSLLLCSLRLF, from the exons ATGGCAACCGCGGCATTCAAATCCACCACCAAGAGAATCCCCGTCGGAGCTTCCTCCGCCGACGACtccgcctcctcctcctccctcCTTCACCGCCGCTCCCGGAGCCTCAGCCGTCCCGCCCGCCCCTCCTTCCCCTCCCGCAACGACGACGACAGCGGCGGCGATCGCCGAACTCCGAGAGGCAGGTTCGTCAACACTGTCCGCGGCTCCGGCTTCCCGGAGATCAGCCTCGACGATCTCGCCATCGAGTTCTTCGAGTCCGCCAATCGCGGCCGCTTCGGCTCGAGAACGTCCGAGTCCGAGGCCAGTCCCGCCGACGCCGGCGCCGCTGCGTCGCAGCGGCGAGGGAGGTCGGTTTCGAGGAAAATCTCCGGCGTAGGCGATGATAGAAGAAGCAGTATTGGCGGTGGCGGCGGGGTAAGACCGTTCTCCGATGCGAATTCGAGAAGGAGGAGATCGGTATCGGTGGTTCGGTACCAAATTAGCGATTCTGAG AGTGACCTGGACCGTTCTCAGAATTCTAAAAGTCGTTCAAATCTGAAAAAGACTGATGTTGGAAACAAGCTAATGCACAAACCTGTCGCTTCAGATCAAAGACCAGTGCTAAGAAAGTCCCTAAGCCAGAAGGATTTAAGGGCATATGATGGTTACTCT AGTCATTCTTCAGTTCTCACTGATGATGAAGGAACAAGTGCTCACTCTAATAAAATGGGAATTGGGAAACTACGATCAGTTTATGCACATAAAAAG GTGGCACTTACTGACACAGATAAAGGATCCCACAAAGCAAAGCAAAAAGAATTAAGGCATATGGAAACTGAGCAG GCTGTGGTGAAACCAAGGACCTCCACTTTATCCGCAGTTGATTGCTTGTTATCAAACAACTCTGATGCTATTCAGGCTGTTTCTTCAATGAGAAGGAGTTATGAAACTGAACTGGAGAAG TCAGAGAAGCGGAAACAAGAATTATTAGCTGAAATGGTGTTTGAGGAGCAGCGAGGCAGAGAACTTTCTAAGATTGTTAATGAATTGGTTCCTTCTAAGGAGGACAATCCTATACAAAATCCATCAAGAGCCAGGAAG AGAAGTAATGACAGAAGCCGAATGTCTATGCGCTTGACTGAGGAGGCTGAGAAATATATTGAGGATTTTATTTCAAATGTTGAAGATACAGATATTTCATCAGTTGATGGTGAAAGGAGTGATGCAAGCTCATCCATTGGAGGACTAATAAAACCAGAAACATTTAATAGTCCTCCAGTGCCAAGATCTCTTCCTGTTTTGACGGATGGGGTTACATTGCCATGGTTGCAATGGGAGACAAATAATGATGCTTCTCCTATGACAAGCCAGAATAAGGCACGTATGACGATCACTCCAAAAACT GAAAATATCAAAGTGCAAGATCAAGGTAACAATTCTATAAGCAGTCGTGGAAGCTGGAGCCCGGATTACCTTCAGGAGTATGTTGGAAAGGATGTATACAGTAAATTAGGAGAAGGTTATGGTTACCCAGACCAGTCATTCTCAGCTAAATCCAAAGGATTGAGGTATGATATGGATGATTACCTCAAAGTTAAAAGCAATGAAGATTTGTTGATTGAGAGTTGGAAGCAACGGAGGAGAATTAATTCAGGCAGTCTCTTATTGTGTAGCCTAAGATTATTTTAG